The following proteins are encoded in a genomic region of Coffea eugenioides isolate CCC68of chromosome 6, Ceug_1.0, whole genome shotgun sequence:
- the LOC113773935 gene encoding disease resistance protein At4g27190-like, with translation MAMEAILGPIVGKIVEKCIDPIMRQFQYLFCYRSNVETLRNGIKKLEQRKTKVQRLVDEARNNGEEIEPIVTDWLSRTDDLEKEAHTTISDGTENVKVNCFKIVRLPNLKSRYLIGRQAAKRGNDVKEHLREGQFDEVGYLPPLGKMPLSESTISFASRMSTKKGVMEALKQEKTSLMAICGMAGVGKTTLVKEIADQVKFEKLFDRVAFAAVSQNPDMSNVRNQLVERLELKISEQTDLSRAERLHMTLTNSDKRILVILDDIWKEVDFKSLGIPVGGECRSLKVILTSRSSYVCRDMRAEIFEVDILPKEEAWLLFKEVAEISDDADFSDVAKEAAEECKGLPLAIFVVARALISNHTLEDWEQALEHLKEYTIRDLRGVEDSVFSTIEFSLDYLKSIEAKSLLLLCSLFPEDYSIPIECLVRYGRGLELFPNRRRLKDVRYWVDKLIGDLKSSYLLLNDAEKEDSVKLHDVVRDVCLSIASNDEHEFLVSNSGVEEKNSYTAISLVSQDSNRDLLPFCKEYPKLRLLRLVFQPGELNLSEDSFVGMEALRVMELNHSQIEFPLSWPGQMLRSLRTLCLDYCVLGNGMSSMLGHMIQLETLSLFQCEILDYRFPAEIGQLSNLKLLDLRVESSLHPLPSGILSSLKKLEELYLGSRDHLQLGRDKEEEIRCLKEISSVSNLACLQIVLYDLNLLLLSLQEFDTQKLSRFHIAVANYEEAIEYLSKKYQFRKSFGLYLLDHGDEGLNQVFDSHNVTSIVKRTENLTLVLGGSSGLMNLVPDLGGNGFINLKRLSLCFGQYECLVDSTGNLVARHVFENLVSMKLERLELKEICMGFLPPRCFGQLQEVTFSRISALECLWKGSVEPPSLCNLRSIKVQDCAQITTLFSQSALKCLVKLQQISVHGCENFERIVVREESLTEEVLELPQLKALDLRLTNFIGFGSEDDKAVAFFDQVSLPCLEVLYIVDPSDGPEQLVGGKMPSGSLDNLKSVYLWDCRFIRCIAKADTVALLQKLQALDMWICNGMESFFDFEGLKVPNTPSEKALEILPKLESLCLRDCRRLTHIWRNFPEGVRVFQNLRSLAVWECPLNCLFHPPSVATMLISLEELDVRWCSKMHEVIGAEDEEVSQEDNARHHDVGKCREIALGRTNKEFVFPKLNSLRLEDLKNLRSFGGSHREDYEFKFPLLTELFIMNCPKLKKFCSGKLDAPWLKKVQIGPSDRENFEPPVDLKVLIS, from the exons ATGGCCATGGAAGCTATTCTTGGTCCGATTGTGGGGAAAATCGTGGAGAAGTGTATTGATCCAATTATGCGTCAATTTCAGTATTTATTTTGCTATAGAAGCAACGTTGAAACCCTGAGGAATGGCATCAAAAAACTCGAGCAAAGGAAAACTAAGGTGCAACGGTTGGTAGATGAAGCAAGAAacaatggtgaagaaattgaaCCAATTGTTACTGATTGGCTAAGTCGGACTGATGATCTAGAGAAAGAGGCACATACTACTATTTCTGATGGTACGGAGAATGTTAAGGTGAATTGCTTTAAAATTGTTAGGCTTCCGAATTTGAAGTCGCGTTATTTGATAGGCCGACAGGCTGCCAAAAGAGGAAATGATGTTAAAGAACATCTCAGAGAGGGCCAATTTGATGAAGTTGGATACCTTCCTCCATTGGGGAAAATGCCTTTAAGTGAATCGACCATATCCTTTGCTTCTAGGATGTCAACAAAGAAGGGAGTGATGGAAGCTTTAAAGCAGGAGAAAACTAGCCTAATGGCGATTTGTGGTATGGCCGGCGTAGGCAAGACTACTTTGGTCAAAGAAATTGCTGATCAGGTTAAGTTTGAGAAACTATTTGATCGCGTAGCCTTTGCAGCTGTGTCTCAAAATCCAGACATGAGCAATGTCCGAAATCAACTTGTTGAGCGGTTAGAGCTGAAAATTTCTGAGCAAACTGATCTGTCAAGAGCTGAAAGATTGCATATGACACTAACCAATAGTGACAAGAGAATTCTTGTTATATTGGACGACATTTGGAAAGAAGTCGATTTTAAGAGTCTGGGAATTCCCGTCGGAGGTGAATGCAGGAGCTTAAAAGTCATACTGACGTCTCGATCCTCATATGTTTGTAGGGACATGAGAGCTGAAATCTTTGAGGTGGATATCTTGCCTAAAGAAGAAGCATGGCTTCTTTTTAAAGAGGTTGCAGAAATTTCTGATGATGCTGATTTCAGTGATGTTGCAAAGGAGGCTGCAGAGGAATGCAAAGGTCTACCTCTTGCAATCTTTGTTGTTGCCAGGGCATTAATAAGCAATCATACTCTAGAAGACTGGGAACAAGCCCTTGAACACCTAAAGGAGTACACAATTAGAGACCTAAGGGGTGTTGAAGATTCAGTGTTTTCAACAATTGAGTTTAGCTTAGACTATTTAAAAAGCATTGAAGCTAAGTCACTACTTTTGCTTTGCAGTTTATTTCCAGAGGATTATAGTATTCCAATCGAATGTTTGGTTAGGTATGGAAGAGGGCTAGAATTGTTCCCAAATAGACGGAGGTTAAAAGATGTAAGATACTGGGTAGACAAGCTTATTGGTGACCTGAAAAGCTCCTATTTGTTGCTAAACGATGCTGAAAAAGAAGACTCTGTAAAACTGCACGATGTCGTGCGAGATGTGTGCTTGTCAATTGCATCAAATGACGAGCATGAGTTTTTAGTGAGCAATTCTGGAGTGGAAGAAAAGAATTCTTACACGGCAATTTCGCTAGTATCGCAAGATTCCAATCGTGATCTACTTCCATTTTGCAAGGAATATCCAAAGCTTAGGTTGTTGCGTTTGGTATTCCAACCAGGAGAACTCAACCTATCAGAAGACTCTTTTGTAGGAATGGAAGCTCTCAGGGTCATGGAATTAAACCACTCCCAAATTGAATTTCCACTGTCATGGCCTGGACAAATGTTAAGGAGCCTTCGGACACTGTGTCTGGATTATTGTGTGTTGGGCAATGGAATGTCGTCAATGCTTGGACACATGATTCAATTGGAAACTTTGAGCCTCTTTCAATGCGAAATTCTGGATTATCGGTTTCCAGCTGAAATCGGTCAGTTGAGTAATTTAAAGTTGTTAGATTTGAGGGTTGAAAGTAGCCTCCATCCCTTGCCTAGTGGTATCTTGTCAAGCTTGAAGAAACTAGAAGAATTGTATTTAGGATCTCGTGATCATTTACAGCTAGGGAGAGATAAAGAAGAGGAAATAAGATGCCTTAAAGAGATCTCATCAGTCTCTAACCTTGCATGTCTCCAAATTGTTTTATATGACCTTAACCTCTTACTTCTATCTTTGCAAGAATTTGATACTCAGAAGTTGTCAAGATTTCACATTGCAGTAGCTAATTACGAAGAAGCAATAGAATATCTCAGCAAAAAATATCAGTTTCGGAAAAGCTTCGGGCTTTATTTGTTAGATCATGGTGATGAAGGGTTGAACCAAGTGTTTGATTCTCACAATGTTACTAGCATTGTCAAGAGAACTGAGAATCTCACTTTGGTTCTTGGTGGATCATCAGGCTTGATGAATCTTGTGCCTGACTTGGGTGGAAACGGGTTCATCAATTTGAAAAGGCTTTCTCTGTGCTTTGGACAATATGAATGCCTTGTTGATTCTACCGGCAACCTTGTTGCCCGAcatgtttttgaaaatttggtgtccATGAAGTTAGAACGTTTGGAGTTGAAAGAAATATGTATGGGATTTCTTCCACCTCGATGCTTCGGTCAACTTCAAGAGGTGACATTTTCTAGAATAAGTGCTTTAGAGTGCTTGTGGAAGGGATCAGTCGAACCTCCGTCGCTTTGCAACCTCAGATCTATTAAAGTACAGGATTGTGCTCAAATTACAACTCTCTTCTCACAATCAGCACTGAAATGTCTGGTGAAACTCCAACAGATAAGTGTACATGGGTGTGAAAATTTCGAGAGAATTGTTGTGAGGGAGGAAAGTCTGACAGAGGAAGTGCTTGAGCTACCCCAACTCAAAGCGTTAGACTTACGCTTGACAAACTTTATTGGTTTTGGCTCTGAAGATGATAAAGCTGTGGCTTTTTTTGACCAG GTTTCACTCCCCTGCCTGGAAGTACTATATATTGTTGATCCTAGTGATGGCCCGGAACAACTAGTAGGAGGGAAAATGCCTAGTGGGTCCCTCGACAACTTAAAATCCGTGTATCTTTGGGATTGTCGCTTTATCCGATGCATTGCCAAAGCTGATACGGTTGCATTATTACAAAAGTTGCAAGCACTTGACATGTGGATTTGTAATGGGATGGAATCCTTTTTCGACTTTGAGGGTCTAAAAGTTCCAAATACTCCATCAGAAAAGGCACTTGAAATTCTTCCCAAACTAGAGTCACTGTGCTTGCGTGACTGTCGAAGATTAACCCATATTTGGAGGAATTTTCCTGAAGGGGTTCGAGTATTCCAAAACTTGAGAAGTCTAGCTGTGTGGGAGTGCCCTTTAAACTGTTTGTTTCATCCTCCTAGTGTGGCCACCATGCTCATAAGTCTTGAGGAACTGGACGTTCGTTGGTGCTCGAAAATGCATGAAGTTATAGGTGCGGAAGATGAAGAGGTCAGCCAAGAAGATAATGCTCGGCATCATGATGTTGGAAAATGTAGAGAAATTGCACTGGGAAGAACCAACAAGGAGTTTGTGTTTCCTAAATTAAACTCTCTGCGGTTGGAAGACCTTAAGAATCTTCGAAGTTTTGGTGGTAGCCACCGGGAGGATTATGAGTTTAAATTTCCCCTACTCACTGAGTTGTTCATAATGAATTGCCCAAAGTTGAAGAAGTTCTGTTCCGGAAAGTTGGATGCACCGTGGCTTAAGAAAGTTCAAATAGGGCCGAGTGACAGGGAGAATTTTGAACCTCCTGTGGATTTAAAGGTACTAATATCCTAA
- the LOC113773934 gene encoding disease resistance protein At4g27190-like, translating into MAIQDIALSIVGKIAEKCVDPILRQFQYLIFYKSNVQTLSDDIKKLELKETEVQQKVDRAKDNAEEIIPTVVDWLKRVEDVKKDARTISEGMETAKVNCLNIVRLPNLKSCYLLGRRAVKRTSVVEKLLGEGQFDKVGSIAPLGKMRFSESTPSLEEGLVSRMSTKKELMEALKQEKTSLMAICGMGGIGKTTLVKQIADQVKFEKLFDEVAMAIVSQSPDMRNVQDQLAEQLGLKIIEQTDRARAERLCTRLTGRDKRILVILDDIWKVVDFESLGIPVKGECKSLKVILTSRSSDACRDMGAEIFEMHALRKEEAWHLFKEVAEISDDSALSGVAKQVAEECKGLPLAIVVVARALKGNHTLESWDRALRQLKEYTIKELEGDEDLVFSRIKFSYDYLKSAEAKSLLLLCSLFPEDYSIPIECLVRYGKGLELFPNRRRLVDVRDKVDTLIGHLKSSYLLLNDAKKKDSAKLHDVVRDVCLSIASKDEHEFLVSNSRVGEKNSYTAISLISQDSNHDLLPFCKEYPRLRLLRLVFQPGELNLSEDSFVGMEALRVMELNHSQIEFPLSWPGQMLRSLRTLCLDDCVLGTGLSSMLGHMTQLETLSLFESKILDDQFPAEIGQLSNLKLLDLRVKSSLHPLPSGILSSLKKLEELYLGSGDHLRLGRDKEEEKDALKRSHQSLILHVSRLLCMTLASYFYLGKNLILRGC; encoded by the coding sequence ATGGCCATCCAAGATATTGCACTTTCAATTGTGGGAAAAATTGCAGAGAAGTGTGTCGATCCAATTTTGCGTCAATTTCAGTACTTAATTTTCTACAAAAGCAACGTTCAAACTCTGAGTGATGACATCAAAAAACTTGAGCTAAAGGAAACTGAGGTGCAACAAAAGGTAGATCGAGCAAAAGACAATGCTGAAGAAATTATACCAACTGTTGTTGATTGGCTGAAACGAGTTGAGGATGTAAAGAAAGATGCACGTACTATTTCTGAGGGTATGGAGACTGCTAAGGTGAATTGCTTGAATATTGTCAGGCTTCCGAATTTGAAGTCATGCTATTTGCTAGGCCGACGTGCGGTGAAAAGAACGAGTGTTGTTGAAAAACTCTTAGGAGAGGGGCAATTTGATAAAGTTGGAAGCATTGCTCCATTAGGCAAAATGCGTTTTAGTGAATCAACCCCATCCTTAGAGGAAGGCCTAGTTTCTAGGATGTCAACAAAGAAGGAACTGATGGAAGCTTTAAAGCAGGAGAAAACTAGCCTAATGGCGATTTGTGGTATGGGCGGCATAGGCAAGACTACTCTAGTCAAACAAATTGCTGACCAGGTTAAGTTCGAGAAATTGTTTGATGAAGTCGCCATGGCAATCGTGTCTCAAAGTCCAGACATGAGAAATGTCCAAGATCAACTTGCTGAGCAGTTAGGGCTGAAGATAATAGAGCAAACTGATCGTGCCAGAGCTGAAAGATTGTGTACGAGACTAACTGGCCGTGACAAGAGAATTCTTGTTATATTGGATGACATTTGGAAAGTAGTTGATTTTGAGAGTCTAGGAATTCCCGTCAAAGGTGAATGCAAGAGCTTAAAAGTTATACTGACATCTCGATCCTCAGATGCTTGTCGGGACATgggagctgaaatttttgagaTGCATGCCTTGCGTAAAGAAGAAGCATGGCATCTTTTTAAAGAGGTTGCAGAAATTTCTGATGATTCTGCTTTGAGTGGTGTTGCAAAGCAAGTTGCAGAGGAATGCAAAGGTCTACCTCTTGCAATTGTTGTTGTTGCCCGGGCATTAAAGGGCAATCATACTCTAGAATCCTGGGATCGTGCCCTTCGGCAATTAAAAGAGTACACAATTAAAGAACTAGAAGGAGATGAAGATTTAGTGTTTTCAAGAATTAAGTTTAGCTATGACTATTTAAAAAGCGCTGAAGCTAAGTCACTACTTTTGCTTTGCAGTTTGTTTCCAGAGGATTATAGTATTCCAATCGAATGTTTGGTTAGGTATGGTAAAGGGCTAGAATTGTTCCCAAATAGACGGAGGTTAGTAGATGTAAGAGACAAGGTAGACACGCTTATTGGTCACCTAAAAAGCTCCTATTTGTTGCTAAATGATGCTAAAAAAAAAGACTCTGCAAAACTGCACGATGTCGTGCGAGATGTGTGCTTGTCAATTGCATCAAAAGACGAGCATGAGTTCTTAGTGAGCAATTCTAGAGTGGGAGAAAAGAATTCTTACACAGCAATTTCACTAATATCGCAAGATTCCAATCATGATCTACTTCCATTTTGCAAGGAATATCCAAGGCTTAGGCTGTTGCGCTTGGTATTCCAACCAGGAGAACTCAATCTATCAGAAGACTCTTTTGTAGGAATGGAAGCTCTCAGGGTCATGGAACTAAACCACTCGCAAATTGAATTTCCACTATCATGGCCTGGCCAAATGCTAAGGAGCCTTCGGACACTATGCCTGGATGATTGTGTATTGGGCACTGGATTGTCGTCAATGCTTGGACACATGACGCAGCTGGAAACTTTGAGCCTCTTTGAATCCAAAATTCTGGATGATCAGTTTCCAGCTGAAATCGGTCAGTTGAGTAATTtaaagttgttggatttgagggTCAAAAGTAGCCTCCATCCCTTGCCTAGTGGTATCTTGTCAAGCCTGAAGAAACTAGAAGAATTGTATTTGGGATCTGGTGATCATTTGCGGCTAGGGAGAGataaagaagaggaaaaagatgCCTTGAAGAGATCTCATCAATCTCTAATCTTGCATGTCTCCAGATTGCTTTGTATGACCTTAGCCTCCTACTTCTATCTTGGCAAGAATTTGATACTCAGAGGTTGTTAA